One Burkholderia vietnamiensis LMG 10929 genomic window, CGACCGGTTCCGCGACCGGCAATGTGTTGCATGTCAATGTCCTGTAAGTGACACGTCACATTTGCGTCATGCCGGCCCGATAGCCTGCGACACCGAATCGTCACTCCGGAGCCCATGATGCCGAACCTCGCGGCAACGGAACCCCGCGCCGCGGCTCGCTGCCGCGCGTCCGCCGTTGGCGTCTGCCGACGGCCTGCCTGGGGCCACGCACGCTGACGCGGCCATCGGCTGCGCGCGCGGCCGCTCCCATCGATTTTCAATTTCACCCACACGCTACCGATGGATATCCGCTTCTTCGATCCGAATCGCACCGCCAATGCGTCCGCGTGGCGCGTGCTGCCCAACCGCTGGGACGCGGTCGCGTTTCCGCTGATCATCGGCATCCTCGCGATGGCGATCGTCGGCTTCCACGAAACGATGGCGCCGATCGCGACGCTGCAGACGCAGAAGATCTCGCTCGATCCGTCGAACCTGCCCGAATACGCGTTGCGCACCACGCTGCGGATGCTCGCCGCGATGGTCGCGTCGCTCGTGTTCACGCTCGGCTACGGCACGCTCGCCGCGAAGAGCCGCCGTGCGGGCATGGTGCTGATTCCGATCCTCGACATCCTGCAGTCGGTGCCGGTGCTCGGCTATATCTCGTTTACGGTCACGTTCTTTCTCGCGCTGTTTCCGGGCCGCGTGCTCGGCGCGGAGCTCGCCGCGATCTTCGCGATCTTCACGAGCCAGGCGTGGAACATGACGTTCAGCTTCTACCAGTCGCTGCGCACGGTGCCGCGCGATCTGAGCGAGGTGTCGCGCGGCTTCCACCTCACGCCGTGGCAGCGCTTCTGGAAGCTCGAAGCGCCGTTCTCGATGCCGGGCCTGATCTGGAACATGATGATGTCGATGTCGGGCGGCTGGTTCTTCGTCGTCGCGTCGGAGGCGATCACCGTCGGCAACCGCACGATCACGCTGCCGGGCATCGGCGCGTATCTCGCGCAGGCGATCGCCGACAAGAATCTCGCCGCGGTCGGCTGGGTGATCGTCGCGATGTCGGTCGTGATCCTCGCATACGACCAGTTGCTGTTCCGGCCGCTCGTTGCGTGGGCCGACAAGTTCCGGATGGAGAACACCGCGTCGGGCGACGCGCCGCAATCCTGGCTGCTCGACATGATGCGCCGCACGCACCTGATCCATCAGCTGCTGGTGCCGGCCGGCTGGCTGCTGTCGCAGGCGGCGCGCGTTCCGCTGCGCGCGCCGTCGGTGACGCTCGCGCGGTCGCGCGGCAAGTCGTCGCGCCGGTCGTCGCGCGTCGGCGACCTCGTGTGGGCCGCCGTCGTGATCGCGCTGACGCTGTATGTCGCGTGGCGCGTCGTCGGCTTTGTGGCGACCGGCGTCACGCTGGCCGAGGTTGGCCACGTGCTCGTGCTCGGGCTCATCACGCTGCTGCGCGTGCTGGTGTTGATCGCGATCGCATCGGTGGTGTGGGTGCCGCTCGGCGTGCTGATCGGGCTGCGTCCGAAGCTCGCCGAGAAGATCCAGCCGCTCGCGCAGTTCCTCGCCGCGTTCCCGGCCAACCTGCTGTTCCCGGTGTTCGTGATCGTGATCGTCCACTTCCACCTGAACGCGGACATCTGGCTGTCGCCGCTGATCGTGCTTGGCACGCAGTGGTACATCCTGTTCAACGTGATCGCGGGCGCGATGTCCTATCCGAACGACTACAAGGAAGCGACGAAGAACTTCCGCATCCGCGGCTGGCAGTGGTGGCGTCAGGCGATGCTGCCGGGCATCTTTCCGTACTACGTGACGGGCGCGATCACGGCCTCGGGCGGCGCGTGGAACGCGAGCATCGTGTCCGAATTCGTGCAGTGGGGCGACACGAAGGTCGTCGCGCACGGCCTCGGCTCCTATATCGCGCAGACCACCGCGGCCGGCGATTTCCCGAAGATCATCCTGGGGATCGCCGTGATGTCGCTGTTCGTTACGCTGTTCAACCGTCTGCTGTGGCGTCCGATGTACGCCTATGCGGAATCCCGGCTCCGTCTCGATTGAGAGTAAGCGCGATGCAAAACCCCACCGTAATCAACGCCCCCGTCCAGACGTCCCAGCCGCTTCAGCCGCCGCGGCTCGGCGCCGAAATCCTGCGCGTCGACCACGTGAGCCGCGGCTTCAACAAGACGCAGGGCGAATTGCTCGTGCTCGACGACGCGAACCTGTCGCTGCGCGAAGGCGAAATCGTCGGGCTGCTCGGCCGTTCGGGCTCGGGCAAGTCCACGTTGCTGCGGATCATCGCCGGGCTGATCGAACCGACCGGCGGCGAAGTGACCTATCTCGGCAAGCCGCTGACCGGCCCGGCCGAGGGCGTCGCGATGGTGTTCCAGACCTTCGCGCTGTTCCCGTGGCTGACCGTGCTGCAGAACGTCGAAGCCGGCCTCGAGGCGCTCGGCGTGGGCGCGCGCGAGCGCCGCGAGCGCGCGCTGGCCGCGATCGACCTGATCGGCCTGGACGGCTTCGAAAACGCGTACCCGCGCGAGCTGTCGGGCGGCATGCGTCAGCGCGTCGGCTTCGCGCGCGCGCTCGTCGTCGATCCGACCATCCTGCTGATGGACGAGCCGTTCTCCGCGCTCGACGTGCTGACGGCCGAGACGCTGCGTACCGACCTGCTGGACCTGTGGACGCAAGGCCGCATGCCGATCAAGTCGGTGCTGATCGTCACGCACAACATCGAGGAAGCGGTGTTCATGTGCGACCGGATTCTGGTGCTGTCGTCGAATCCGGGACGCGTGATCGCCGAAATCAAGGTGCCGTTCAAGCATCCGCGCAACCGGCTGGACCCGGCGTTCCGCAAGCTGGTCGACGACATCTACGCGAAGATGACCGCGCGCCAGACCGGCGAGGCGACCAAGAAGGGGCTCGAGCTCGGCAGCTGGCTGCCGCAGGTGTCGACCAACCTGATGGCCGGTCTGATCGAAACGCTGGCGATGGCGCCGTACCACGGCCGCGCCGACATGCCGGAGATCGCGCGCACGCTGCATCTGGAGGTCGACGATCTGTTCCCGATCGCCGAAGTGCTGCAGTACCTGGGCTTTGCCGACGTGCGCGAAGGCGACGTGTTCCTGACGCCGCCGGGCCGCGTGTTCGCCGAGTTCGGCACGCAGGAACGCAAACTGATGTTCGCCGATCATCTGCTCAAGCACGTGCCGCTCGCCGCGCGGATCAAGAAGGTGCTGAACGAACGGCCGGGCCATCGCGCGCCGCGCGTGCGCTTCGAGCAGGAGCTGGAGGATTTTCTGCCGGACGACACGGCCGAGGAAACGCTCGACGCGGTGATCGACTGGGGGCGTTACGGGGAAGTGTTTTCGTACAACGACAAGACGGAGGTGTTCAGCCTCGAGGACGTCGAGAGCTGACGCTTCATCGCCGCTGATGCGCCGCGCCGCTCACTCCGGCAGGTCCCACCGGTCGGCATCCTGCGCGCCGCCGCCCGTACCGAGCCGCTCGATCTTCTCCATGCGCTGCCGCGCGAGTTCCGGCAGCCGGTTCGTGACGCCGATCACGAGCGCCTCGGCGAGCGCGAGCGCGGGCACGTTGGTCTGCAACATCGCGAACGGCCGCCCGAGAATCCGCAGCACGATTTCGGCGAACGCGCTGATCGGCGAGCGCCATTCGTCGGTGATTAGCAGCACGCGCACGCCGAGCGCGTGCGCAGCCTGCGCGAACCGGACGCTGTCCTTCTGATAGCGGCGAAAGTCGAAGATCACGAGCACGTCGCCGGGCTCCATGTCGGCCAGCGACACCGACGCGACGTTCACGTTCGGCTCGACGTAGTGCACGTGCGGCCGCGCATACGCGAGCGTGAACGAGAACAGCGAGGCGAGCGGCGCCGTATAACGCCCGCCGCCGCAGAACACGCGCACCTCCGGCGCCGCGAGCAGCGCCACCGCGGCGTCGAACGCGGCCGCGTCGAGCCCGTCGATCGTCGTCGCGAGCGATTGCGACAGCCGCTCGAAGATGGCCGCATGACTGTCGCGCATGCCGGTTTTCGAATGAAACGCGTCCATGCGCGCGAGCGGCGAGTTCATCGCCGCGTCGATCTCGTCGTGCAGCGCTTGCTGAAACGACGAGTAATTCGGAAAGCCGATCCTGACGACGAAGCGAAACACGGTCGGGTCGCTCACTTCGGCTTGCTTCGCGAAGCTCGCGATCGGCCCGAGCCCGAGGCTCGGGTAGCGATCCAGCAGCGCATGCGCCACCTTCTGTTCCGACGGCGTGAAGCTGTCCATCTGCGATAGCAGCAACGCCCTGATGCTTGTCCCCATGGGCCCCCCGGCTGGCTCGTGGCTGAACGACGAACGGCAGAACTGCGTCTGCCGGCGAGCGTGCATGGTAGCCGATGGACGCCGCGCGAGGCGGGCGGCCAGACCGTTCCGTCGCAAGCATCCAGGCGACGCGCCGCTCCGCCGATCGTGTAACGAATCAAACATTCTCCGATCTCGCGCGCGGGTTTCGCGCAGAAAGCACGGTAAATCCCCTAGTTTTTGACGGAAAAATGCCGATGCTATGATCGCAGCCTTGCTGAAATGTATCGTTCATTACATTCGACCGGAGCCGGATCGGCCGGCCGCCCGGCGCATCGCGCATCGCGCATCCCGGCATCGCCGGTCAATCGTCTGGAGGATTCCGTCATGAGACGGCTCGTCGTACTCACCTTGTTGTCGGCCGTCGGCGCATGCGCGTTCGCGGCTTCGGAGCCCGCGGTGGAAGCCACCCACGGCATGGTCGTGTCGTCGCAGCATTTCGCGTCGCAGATCGGCGTCGACATCCTGAAGGCCGGCGGCAACGCGGTGGACGCGGCCGTGGCGGTCGGCTACGCGCAGGCGGTGACCAATCCGTGCTGCGGCAACATCGGCGGCGGCGGTTTCATGACCGTGCATCTGGCCGACGGCCGCGACCGCTTCATCAATTTCCGCGAGACGGCGCCGGCTGCGGCGTCGGCGAACATGTACCTCGACGCGAACGGCAACGTGATTCCGAACCAGAGCCTGTACGGCTATCGGGCGGTCGGCGTGCCGGGCACGGTCGCCGGCCTCGACCTCGCGCAGCGCAAGTACGGCAAGCTCACGCGCAGGCAGGTGATGGAGCCGGCGATCCGGCTCGCGCGCGACGGCTTCGTGCTGACGCGCGGCGATACCGACATCCTCGACACGACGATCGAGCGCTTCAGGACGGACCCGGAGGCCGCGCGCATCTTCCTGCGCGCGGACGGCACGCCGCTGCAACCGGGCGACCGCCTGGTGCAGAAGGACCTCGCGCGCACGCTCGAGCGCATCGCGGAGCAGGGCCCCGACGCGTTCTATCACGGCGAGATTCCGAAGCTC contains:
- a CDS encoding ABC transporter permease, giving the protein MDIRFFDPNRTANASAWRVLPNRWDAVAFPLIIGILAMAIVGFHETMAPIATLQTQKISLDPSNLPEYALRTTLRMLAAMVASLVFTLGYGTLAAKSRRAGMVLIPILDILQSVPVLGYISFTVTFFLALFPGRVLGAELAAIFAIFTSQAWNMTFSFYQSLRTVPRDLSEVSRGFHLTPWQRFWKLEAPFSMPGLIWNMMMSMSGGWFFVVASEAITVGNRTITLPGIGAYLAQAIADKNLAAVGWVIVAMSVVILAYDQLLFRPLVAWADKFRMENTASGDAPQSWLLDMMRRTHLIHQLLVPAGWLLSQAARVPLRAPSVTLARSRGKSSRRSSRVGDLVWAAVVIALTLYVAWRVVGFVATGVTLAEVGHVLVLGLITLLRVLVLIAIASVVWVPLGVLIGLRPKLAEKIQPLAQFLAAFPANLLFPVFVIVIVHFHLNADIWLSPLIVLGTQWYILFNVIAGAMSYPNDYKEATKNFRIRGWQWWRQAMLPGIFPYYVTGAITASGGAWNASIVSEFVQWGDTKVVAHGLGSYIAQTTAAGDFPKIILGIAVMSLFVTLFNRLLWRPMYAYAESRLRLD
- a CDS encoding MurR/RpiR family transcriptional regulator, whose amino-acid sequence is MGTSIRALLLSQMDSFTPSEQKVAHALLDRYPSLGLGPIASFAKQAEVSDPTVFRFVVRIGFPNYSSFQQALHDEIDAAMNSPLARMDAFHSKTGMRDSHAAIFERLSQSLATTIDGLDAAAFDAAVALLAAPEVRVFCGGGRYTAPLASLFSFTLAYARPHVHYVEPNVNVASVSLADMEPGDVLVIFDFRRYQKDSVRFAQAAHALGVRVLLITDEWRSPISAFAEIVLRILGRPFAMLQTNVPALALAEALVIGVTNRLPELARQRMEKIERLGTGGGAQDADRWDLPE
- a CDS encoding AAA-associated domain-containing protein encodes the protein MQNPTVINAPVQTSQPLQPPRLGAEILRVDHVSRGFNKTQGELLVLDDANLSLREGEIVGLLGRSGSGKSTLLRIIAGLIEPTGGEVTYLGKPLTGPAEGVAMVFQTFALFPWLTVLQNVEAGLEALGVGARERRERALAAIDLIGLDGFENAYPRELSGGMRQRVGFARALVVDPTILLMDEPFSALDVLTAETLRTDLLDLWTQGRMPIKSVLIVTHNIEEAVFMCDRILVLSSNPGRVIAEIKVPFKHPRNRLDPAFRKLVDDIYAKMTARQTGEATKKGLELGSWLPQVSTNLMAGLIETLAMAPYHGRADMPEIARTLHLEVDDLFPIAEVLQYLGFADVREGDVFLTPPGRVFAEFGTQERKLMFADHLLKHVPLAARIKKVLNERPGHRAPRVRFEQELEDFLPDDTAEETLDAVIDWGRYGEVFSYNDKTEVFSLEDVES